In Streptomyces sclerotialus, one genomic interval encodes:
- a CDS encoding SDR family oxidoreductase produces MTDTENPKVPKVAVVTGAGSGIGRAVALTLAADGWSVALAGRRAKALDETAALAGDDAKLLTVPTDVSDEDDVAALFSAVRDRFGRTDLLFNNAGTFGPPVPLEDLSYTDWRSVVDVNLNGAFLCAQAAFRAMKEQSPQGGRIINNGSISAHVPRPHSVAYTATKHAMTGLTKSLSLDGRPYNIACGQIDIGNAATEMTGRMQTGILQPNGELAVEPVMDAADVARTVLHMAALPLEANVQFATVMATTMPYIGRG; encoded by the coding sequence ATGACTGACACGGAGAATCCGAAGGTGCCGAAGGTGGCGGTGGTGACCGGTGCCGGGTCCGGCATCGGACGCGCGGTGGCCCTGACGCTGGCGGCCGACGGCTGGTCGGTGGCGCTGGCGGGGCGGCGCGCGAAGGCCCTGGACGAGACGGCCGCACTGGCCGGGGACGACGCGAAGCTGCTCACCGTCCCCACCGACGTCTCCGACGAGGACGACGTCGCGGCGCTCTTCTCCGCCGTACGCGACCGCTTCGGCCGGACCGACCTGCTCTTCAACAACGCCGGCACCTTCGGCCCGCCGGTCCCCCTGGAGGACCTCTCCTACACGGACTGGCGGTCGGTCGTCGACGTCAACCTCAACGGCGCTTTCCTCTGCGCCCAGGCGGCGTTCCGCGCGATGAAGGAGCAGTCACCCCAGGGCGGCCGCATCATCAACAACGGCTCCATCTCCGCCCACGTCCCCCGCCCGCACTCCGTCGCGTACACCGCGACCAAGCACGCCATGACGGGCCTCACCAAGTCCCTCTCCCTGGACGGCCGCCCGTACAACATCGCCTGCGGCCAGATCGACATCGGCAACGCGGCAACGGAAATGACCGGCCGCATGCAGACCGGCATCCTCCAGCCCAACGGCGAACTCGCCGTCGAACCGGTGATGGACGCGGCGGACGTGGCCCGCACGGTCCTCCACATGGCCGCGCTGCCCTTGGAGGCGAACGTCCAGTTCGCCACGGTCATGGCCACCACGATGCCGTACATCGGACGGGGCTGA
- a CDS encoding heme oxygenase (biliverdin-producing), which produces MDAHSTALPTPFSTLIRTASHEAHTEAENSSFMGDMLGGRLGVSAYRRYTEQLWFVYRALEGSADALADDPVAGPFLRPELARTPELERDLAHLGGAGWRSAVRPLPATEAYAARVAECARDWPAGYVAHHYTRYLGDLSGGQIIRGTAEKTWGFARKGDGVRFYVFEGIGNPAAFKREYRALLDALPVDDLEKQRVVDECKRAFALNTAVFRELGEEFGGGGASPLSA; this is translated from the coding sequence ATGGACGCGCACAGCACCGCCCTGCCCACGCCCTTCTCGACGCTGATCCGCACGGCGTCGCACGAGGCCCACACCGAGGCGGAGAACTCCTCCTTCATGGGCGACATGCTCGGCGGGCGGCTCGGTGTCTCGGCCTACCGCCGCTACACCGAGCAGCTGTGGTTCGTCTACCGCGCCCTGGAGGGCAGCGCCGACGCCCTCGCCGACGATCCGGTCGCCGGCCCCTTCCTGCGGCCCGAGCTGGCCCGCACCCCCGAGCTGGAGCGCGACCTCGCGCACCTCGGCGGGGCCGGCTGGCGCAGCGCGGTCCGGCCGCTGCCCGCCACCGAGGCGTACGCGGCACGGGTCGCCGAGTGCGCCCGCGACTGGCCGGCCGGCTACGTCGCGCACCACTACACCCGCTACCTCGGTGACCTCTCCGGCGGCCAGATCATCCGGGGCACGGCCGAGAAGACCTGGGGCTTCGCGCGCAAGGGCGACGGCGTCCGGTTCTACGTCTTCGAGGGCATCGGCAATCCGGCCGCCTTCAAACGCGAGTACCGCGCGCTGCTCGACGCGCTGCCCGTCGACGACCTGGAGAAGCAGCGGGTGGTCGACGAGTGCAAGCGTGCGTTCGCGCTGAACACCGCGGTCTTCCGCGAGCTGGGCGAGGAGTTCGGCGGGGGCGGCGCCAGCCCCCTGAGCGCCTGA
- the efeB gene encoding iron uptake transporter deferrochelatase/peroxidase subunit yields the protein MAAPESEEIARSTAGARDENARTPSRRALLGWGGAGLALGAVAAGGTAAVLNTGDDPAPAAESAVPFHGPHQAGIATAVQDRLHFAAFDVTTDDRAELIALLKEWTAAAARMTAGRPVGEGAVGGPAEAPPDDTGEALDLKPSRLTLTFGIGPTLFEKKGEDRFGIKDKRPAALVDLPKFPGDNLEAARSGGDLCVQACADDPQVAVHAIRNLARIGFGKVAVRWSQLGFGKTSSTTPDAHTPRNMFGFKDGTRNIAGTDTAALDTHVWVGKNDDKGAGAWMAGGSYLVARRIRMHIETWDRTSLKEQEDIFGRDKGEGAPVGKQREFDAPHLKSMLPTAHVRLAHPDSNNGVRILRRGYSFTDGTDGLGRLDAGLFFLAYQRDVRDGFVPLQRSLARSDALNEYIQHVGSALFAVPPGVRGEDDWWGRTLFA from the coding sequence ATGGCAGCACCGGAATCCGAGGAGATCGCCCGCAGCACGGCGGGCGCCCGGGACGAGAACGCGCGCACCCCGTCCCGCCGTGCGCTGCTCGGCTGGGGCGGCGCCGGGCTCGCGCTCGGCGCCGTCGCGGCCGGCGGCACCGCGGCGGTGCTGAACACCGGCGACGACCCGGCGCCCGCCGCCGAGAGCGCCGTCCCCTTCCACGGCCCCCACCAGGCCGGCATCGCCACCGCCGTCCAGGACCGCCTGCACTTCGCCGCGTTCGACGTCACCACCGACGACCGCGCAGAGCTGATCGCCCTCCTCAAGGAGTGGACGGCCGCCGCGGCGCGGATGACGGCGGGCCGCCCAGTGGGGGAGGGCGCGGTCGGCGGGCCCGCCGAGGCGCCGCCCGACGACACCGGCGAGGCGCTGGACCTCAAGCCCTCCCGGCTCACCCTCACCTTCGGCATCGGGCCCACGCTCTTCGAGAAGAAGGGCGAGGACCGTTTCGGGATCAAGGACAAGCGCCCCGCAGCCCTCGTCGACCTGCCGAAGTTCCCCGGTGACAACCTCGAAGCGGCCCGCAGCGGCGGCGACCTGTGTGTCCAGGCCTGCGCCGACGATCCGCAGGTGGCGGTGCACGCCATCCGCAACCTCGCCCGTATCGGCTTCGGCAAGGTCGCGGTGCGCTGGTCCCAGCTGGGCTTCGGCAAGACCTCCTCCACGACGCCGGACGCGCACACCCCGCGCAACATGTTCGGCTTCAAGGACGGCACCCGGAACATCGCCGGGACGGACACCGCCGCGCTCGACACGCACGTATGGGTGGGGAAGAACGACGACAAGGGCGCCGGGGCCTGGATGGCCGGCGGCTCCTACCTCGTCGCGCGCCGCATCCGGATGCACATCGAGACCTGGGACCGTACCTCGCTCAAGGAGCAGGAGGACATCTTCGGCCGCGACAAGGGCGAAGGCGCCCCGGTCGGGAAGCAGCGCGAGTTCGACGCGCCGCACCTGAAGTCGATGCTGCCCACCGCGCACGTACGGCTCGCCCACCCCGACTCCAACAACGGCGTCCGCATCCTGCGCCGCGGCTACTCCTTCACCGACGGCACGGACGGCCTGGGGCGGCTGGACGCGGGGCTGTTCTTCCTCGCCTACCAGCGGGACGTACGGGACGGCTTCGTGCCCCTGCAGCGCAGCCTCGCGCGCAGCGACGCACTCAACGAATACATCCAGCACGTGGGTTCGGCGCTGTTCGCCGTCCCGCCGGGCGTCCGCGGCGAGGACGACTGGTGGGGCCGGACGCTCTTCGCCTGA
- the efeO gene encoding iron uptake system protein EfeO, which yields MRALRSATAAAITVAAALTAAGCAAKSEVAGTGKAGAVQVTASDDACEVSRKEFPAGHVRLAVENKGSKVTEVYVYAPGDRIVTERENIGPGTKAAITAEVKAGAYEIACKPGMKGDGIRQKVTVTGKGAPAKRDPKLDAAVAEYRKYVQRQADETLPKAEEFAGAVKSGDLEAAKKAYAPSRIGWERTEPVAESFGDIDPKVDVRADGLEDGQKWTGWHKLEQSLWQQKKISADDKKLADQLIKDLEDWQQRVGKAEITPTSMANGAKELLDEVYTGKVTGEEERYSHTDLVDFQANVEGAEKAYELLKPVAKKNDPALVKELDKQFEAIGKQLDEYREGDGFVAYDTVSKGDRKDLSDGVSALAEPLSKLAAAVAE from the coding sequence ATGCGAGCCCTCCGCTCCGCCACCGCCGCCGCGATCACCGTGGCCGCCGCCCTCACCGCAGCCGGCTGCGCCGCGAAGAGCGAGGTCGCAGGAACCGGGAAAGCCGGTGCCGTGCAGGTGACGGCGTCCGACGACGCGTGCGAGGTGTCGAGGAAGGAGTTCCCGGCCGGGCACGTGCGGCTCGCCGTCGAGAACAAGGGCAGCAAGGTCACCGAGGTCTACGTCTACGCGCCCGGCGACCGCATCGTCACCGAGCGGGAGAACATCGGCCCCGGCACCAAGGCCGCCATCACCGCCGAGGTGAAGGCAGGTGCGTACGAGATCGCCTGCAAGCCCGGCATGAAGGGCGACGGCATCCGGCAGAAGGTCACCGTGACCGGCAAGGGTGCCCCGGCGAAGCGGGACCCGAAGCTGGACGCGGCGGTGGCCGAGTACCGCAAGTACGTGCAGCGGCAGGCCGACGAGACGCTGCCCAAGGCGGAGGAGTTCGCCGGGGCCGTGAAGAGCGGCGACCTGGAAGCCGCGAAGAAGGCGTACGCGCCGTCCCGCATCGGCTGGGAGCGCACCGAGCCGGTCGCGGAGTCCTTCGGTGACATCGACCCCAAGGTCGACGTCCGCGCGGACGGCCTGGAGGACGGCCAGAAGTGGACCGGCTGGCACAAGCTGGAACAGTCCCTGTGGCAGCAGAAGAAGATCTCCGCGGACGACAAGAAGCTCGCCGACCAGCTGATCAAGGACCTCGAGGACTGGCAGCAGCGGGTCGGCAAGGCCGAGATCACCCCCACCAGCATGGCCAACGGCGCCAAGGAACTGCTGGACGAGGTCTACACCGGCAAGGTCACCGGTGAGGAGGAGCGCTACAGCCACACCGACCTGGTCGACTTCCAGGCCAACGTCGAGGGCGCGGAGAAGGCGTACGAGCTGCTGAAGCCGGTCGCGAAGAAGAACGACCCGGCGCTGGTCAAGGAGCTGGACAAGCAGTTCGAGGCGATCGGGAAGCAACTGGACGAGTACCGCGAGGGGGACGGCTTCGTCGCGTACGACACCGTCTCCAAGGGCGACCGCAAGGACCTGTCCGACGGCGTGAGCGCGCTGGCCGAACCCCTGTCCAAGCTCGCCGCCGCCGTGGCCGAGTAG
- a CDS encoding PhzF family phenazine biosynthesis protein, protein MTELHVVRVFCGPDGGGGNPLGVVRDGAAVRDTDARQALAKELGFSETVFVDDAGRGAVDIRTPTLRLPFAGHPLVGTAWLLRELGEPVGVLRPPAGEVAVRHDGEFTWVRGRAEWATGRTPRQYASAAEVDALPAPPPGEGWLYAWAWADEAAGRVRARGFPRRGDGIAEDEATGAAALQLTHELGRALDVRQGRGSQILARPRPGGELGLGGRVTLSEVRRLG, encoded by the coding sequence ATGACGGAACTTCATGTGGTGCGGGTGTTCTGCGGTCCGGACGGCGGGGGCGGAAATCCGCTGGGGGTGGTGCGGGACGGCGCGGCGGTCCGGGACACGGACGCGCGGCAGGCGCTCGCGAAGGAGCTGGGGTTCAGCGAGACGGTGTTCGTCGACGACGCGGGGCGCGGGGCGGTCGACATCCGCACGCCCACGCTGCGGCTGCCGTTCGCCGGCCACCCGCTGGTCGGCACGGCCTGGCTGCTGCGGGAACTGGGCGAGCCCGTCGGCGTACTGCGGCCGCCGGCCGGGGAGGTGGCGGTGCGGCACGACGGGGAGTTCACGTGGGTGCGGGGCCGCGCGGAGTGGGCGACGGGCCGCACTCCGCGGCAGTACGCCTCGGCCGCCGAGGTGGACGCGCTGCCCGCGCCGCCCCCGGGCGAGGGGTGGCTGTACGCGTGGGCCTGGGCCGATGAGGCGGCGGGGCGAGTGCGGGCGCGGGGCTTCCCGCGCCGGGGCGACGGCATCGCGGAGGACGAGGCGACCGGCGCCGCGGCCCTCCAGCTCACGCACGAGCTGGGCCGCGCCCTGGACGTACGCCAGGGCCGCGGCTCACAGATCCTCGCGCGACCGCGGCCCGGCGGGGAACTCGGCCTCGGGGGCCGGGTGACGCTCAGCGAGGTACGGCGGCTCGGCTAG
- a CDS encoding alkaline phosphatase D family protein: MTQHSQHDQQLRAAAEHLGRRRFLTVAGAAATLAFATNLPGGAAHAAEADAKRLTEDPFTLGVASGDPLPGSVVLWTRLAPRPYEPGNGMPDARVSVRWEIAHDEKFARIAGQGKAEAHPEFNHSIHVEATGLGPDRVYYYRFRAGDWISPVGRTRTAPARSAQLRSLRLGAVSCQAYHDGYFTAHRHLAEEDLDVVFHLGDYLYEYPVNAVGGARNYTDRTLPALFNKETVTLEDYRLRYALYKSDPDLQAAHAAHPFVVTWDDHEVENNYASGVSEDELPPAEFLARRAAGYRAYWENQPLRRPQRPSGSDMQLYRRVHYGRLAQFDILDTRQYRSDQAYGDGWHAPGPESTDESRTLTGATQERWLIDGWRGSGALWNVVPQQVTFAERRSTTADTYKVSMDSWDGYTASRDRVLAGAEAAGVDNLVVLTGDVHVHYALDIKKDFADQNSRTQGVEFVTTSIASGKDGADKPANWDAYMAANPHMKFYNGRRGYVRIELDQEKARADYRTVSAVTTQGAPVATAASFVSEAGDPGLKPA; the protein is encoded by the coding sequence ATGACTCAGCACTCCCAGCACGACCAGCAGTTGCGGGCCGCGGCCGAGCACCTCGGCCGCCGTCGTTTCCTCACCGTCGCCGGGGCCGCCGCGACGCTCGCCTTCGCGACCAACCTGCCGGGCGGCGCGGCGCACGCCGCCGAGGCGGACGCGAAGCGGCTCACCGAGGACCCCTTCACGCTCGGCGTCGCCTCCGGTGACCCGCTCCCCGGTTCGGTCGTCCTGTGGACGCGGCTGGCGCCCCGGCCGTACGAGCCGGGTAACGGCATGCCCGATGCGCGGGTCTCTGTTCGCTGGGAGATCGCGCACGATGAGAAGTTCGCCCGTATCGCGGGGCAGGGCAAGGCCGAGGCGCATCCGGAGTTCAACCACTCCATACATGTCGAGGCGACCGGCCTCGGTCCGGACCGGGTGTACTACTACCGGTTCCGCGCCGGTGACTGGATCAGCCCGGTCGGCCGTACCCGTACCGCGCCGGCCCGCAGCGCGCAGCTCCGGAGCCTGCGCCTGGGCGCCGTCTCCTGCCAGGCGTACCACGACGGGTACTTCACCGCCCACCGGCACCTGGCGGAGGAGGATCTGGACGTCGTCTTCCACCTCGGGGATTACCTTTACGAGTACCCGGTGAACGCCGTCGGTGGCGCGCGCAACTACACCGACCGCACGCTGCCCGCGCTCTTCAACAAGGAGACGGTCACGCTGGAGGACTACCGGCTGCGGTACGCGCTCTACAAGTCCGACCCGGACCTCCAGGCCGCACACGCCGCGCACCCCTTCGTCGTCACCTGGGACGACCACGAGGTGGAGAACAACTACGCGTCCGGCGTCAGCGAGGACGAGCTGCCGCCGGCCGAGTTCCTGGCCCGCCGCGCCGCCGGCTACCGCGCGTACTGGGAGAACCAGCCGCTGCGCCGCCCGCAGCGGCCCAGCGGCTCCGACATGCAGCTCTACCGCCGGGTGCACTACGGCCGGCTCGCCCAGTTCGACATCCTCGACACCCGGCAGTACCGCTCGGACCAGGCGTACGGCGACGGCTGGCACGCGCCGGGCCCGGAGTCCACGGACGAGAGCCGGACGCTGACCGGTGCCACCCAGGAGCGCTGGCTGATCGACGGCTGGCGTGGGTCCGGCGCGCTGTGGAACGTCGTACCGCAGCAGGTCACCTTCGCCGAGCGGCGCAGCACCACCGCCGACACGTACAAGGTGAGCATGGACTCCTGGGACGGTTACACCGCCTCCCGGGACCGGGTGCTGGCCGGCGCCGAGGCGGCGGGTGTGGACAACCTCGTGGTCCTCACCGGTGATGTGCACGTGCACTACGCCCTGGACATCAAGAAGGACTTCGCCGATCAGAACTCGCGGACGCAGGGCGTGGAGTTCGTGACCACCTCCATCGCGAGCGGCAAGGACGGCGCCGACAAGCCCGCCAACTGGGACGCGTACATGGCAGCCAACCCGCACATGAAGTTCTACAACGGCCGCCGCGGCTACGTGCGGATCGAGCTGGACCAGGAGAAGGCGCGTGCCGACTACCGGACCGTGTCCGCGGTGACCACGCAGGGCGCGCCGGTCGCCACCGCCGCGTCCTTCGTCTCCGAGGCGGGCGACCCGGGGCTCAAGCCTGCCTGA
- a CDS encoding serine hydrolase domain-containing protein, whose translation MVAEVRALPEGPAPCCAGVVAVAGRGPVVAVEEAAGWALRYASYDVARGRGVPLARERWEPVRAGTVFDLASLSKLFTAIAVLQRVERGTLGLDDPVARHLPSVAPAVTIRHLLTHTSGLAAELPLYDGPADGAGGGRLGPLWAAAADAVPGPFRYSDLGFLTLQLLLEEVAGARLDTLVRDGITGPLGMTSTTYGPLAPAGVAATEAEALLKARRPSCTGGVVRGEVHDENAYALGGVAGQAGLFATAQDLAVLCRALLTGGGPVLRPETVDLMLTPPGLGFRIAQPGFMGELAERGAAGHTGFTGTSLVLDRASDTFLVLLTNAVHPRRGGEPVPRARLATYLARASAG comes from the coding sequence CTGGTCGCGGAGGTCCGCGCGCTGCCCGAAGGGCCGGCGCCCTGCTGCGCGGGTGTCGTGGCGGTGGCCGGGCGCGGGCCCGTCGTCGCGGTCGAGGAGGCCGCGGGCTGGGCGCTGCGGTACGCGTCCTACGACGTGGCGCGGGGGCGTGGGGTGCCGCTGGCCCGGGAGCGGTGGGAGCCGGTGCGGGCCGGTACGGTCTTCGACCTCGCGTCGCTGTCGAAGCTGTTCACGGCCATCGCGGTGCTCCAGCGGGTGGAGCGCGGGACGCTCGGTCTGGACGATCCGGTGGCCCGCCACCTGCCGTCCGTCGCCCCCGCCGTAACGATCCGCCACCTGCTCACGCACACCTCCGGGCTGGCCGCCGAGCTTCCGCTGTACGACGGCCCCGCCGACGGCGCCGGGGGCGGGCGGCTCGGGCCGCTGTGGGCGGCGGCCGCCGACGCCGTACCCGGGCCGTTCCGCTACTCCGACCTCGGCTTCCTCACGCTCCAGCTGCTGCTGGAAGAGGTCGCGGGAGCACGGCTGGACACCCTCGTGCGGGACGGGATCACCGGACCGCTCGGCATGACCAGCACCACGTACGGGCCGCTGGCCCCGGCGGGCGTGGCCGCCACCGAGGCCGAGGCGCTGCTCAAGGCCCGGCGGCCGTCCTGCACGGGCGGCGTGGTGCGCGGCGAGGTGCACGACGAGAACGCCTACGCGCTGGGCGGCGTCGCCGGGCAGGCCGGGCTCTTCGCCACCGCGCAGGACCTCGCGGTGCTGTGCCGGGCGCTGCTCACCGGGGGCGGCCCGGTCCTGCGCCCGGAGACCGTCGATCTGATGCTCACCCCGCCCGGCCTGGGCTTCCGCATCGCTCAGCCCGGCTTCATGGGCGAGCTGGCGGAGCGGGGCGCCGCCGGGCACACCGGCTTCACCGGGACGAGCCTGGTGCTGGACCGGGCGTCGGACACGTTCCTGGTGCTGCTCACGAACGCGGTGCACCCGCGCCGCGGCGGCGAACCGGTGCCGCGGGCGCGGCTGGCGACGTACCTGGCGCGGGCGTCCGCCGGCTGA
- the map gene encoding type I methionyl aminopeptidase: MSGQSLLVPGTISPQRPVPASIPRPEYVGKSGPTPYTGPEVQDADTIERMRIAGRIAAQAMEEAAKLIEPGVTTDELDRVAHEYMCDHGAYPSTLGYRGFPKSLCSSVNEVICHGIPDSTVLQDGDIVNLDVTAFIHGVHGDNNATYLCGNVDEESKLLVERTRESLNRAIKAVKPGRQINIIGRVIESYAKRFGYGVVRDFTGHGVNTSFHSGLIVPHYDSPHHTTEIKPGMTFTIEPMLTLGTYEYDMWEDGWTVVTKDRKRTAQFEHTLVVTDSGAEILTLP, translated from the coding sequence ATGTCTGGCCAGTCTCTTCTTGTCCCGGGGACCATCTCCCCGCAGCGCCCCGTCCCCGCTTCCATCCCGCGTCCCGAGTACGTCGGCAAGTCGGGCCCCACCCCGTACACGGGCCCCGAGGTGCAGGACGCCGACACCATCGAGCGGATGCGCATCGCGGGCCGGATCGCGGCCCAGGCGATGGAGGAGGCGGCCAAGCTCATCGAGCCGGGCGTGACCACCGATGAGCTGGACCGCGTCGCGCACGAGTACATGTGCGACCACGGGGCCTACCCCTCCACGCTCGGCTACCGCGGGTTCCCCAAGTCGCTGTGCTCCTCGGTGAACGAGGTCATCTGCCACGGGATCCCCGACTCCACCGTCCTGCAGGACGGCGACATCGTGAACCTCGACGTCACCGCGTTCATCCACGGGGTGCACGGCGACAACAACGCCACCTACCTCTGCGGCAACGTCGACGAGGAGTCCAAGCTCCTGGTCGAGCGGACCCGTGAGTCGCTGAACCGCGCGATCAAGGCCGTGAAGCCGGGCCGGCAGATCAACATCATCGGCCGGGTCATCGAGTCCTACGCCAAGCGCTTCGGTTACGGGGTCGTCCGCGACTTCACCGGCCACGGCGTGAACACGTCCTTCCACTCCGGCCTGATCGTGCCGCACTACGACAGCCCGCACCACACCACCGAGATCAAGCCCGGCATGACCTTCACGATCGAGCCGATGCTGACGCTGGGGACGTACGAGTACGACATGTGGGAGGACGGCTGGACGGTCGTCACGAAGGACCGGAAGCGCACCGCGCAGTTCGAGCACACCCTCGTCGTCACGGACAGCGGGGCGGAGATCCTCACGCTTCCCTGA
- a CDS encoding multidrug effflux MFS transporter codes for MSDPGHVTAESHPNPRISAESPDPAAASAVPDPPVPAATGAPVPAATRRTGLLVTLVLGGLTAVPPLSMDMYLPALPAVTRSLDSPAATVQLTLTTCLAGMALGQMVVGPMSDKWGRRRPLLIGMVIYVLATALCAVATNAEFLIAARLVQGLAGAAGIVIARAVVRDMYDGVAMARFFSTLMLISGVAPVVAPLIGGQILRITDWRGVFVLLTVIGVLLTLVVWRKLHETLPPERRHAGGLGAALHTMRALLADRVFAGYLLVSAFAFAALFAYISASPFVIQEIYGASAQTYSLLFGINSVGLVILGQVNGKVLVGRVSLDKVLAVGLGLITVAAAALLLMSTGVFGHVGLVPMAAGLFVLMASMGLVMPSTNTQALLRTSHAAGSASALLGTSTFLMGAIASPLVGIAGEGTAVPMAVVQGSCALLALACFLGLCRPWQRREESTEDGTTGGGNRL; via the coding sequence ATGTCGGACCCCGGCCACGTCACGGCCGAGAGCCACCCCAACCCCCGGATATCCGCCGAGTCCCCTGACCCCGCCGCCGCCTCCGCCGTACCGGACCCGCCGGTCCCCGCCGCGACCGGCGCCCCGGTTCCCGCGGCCACGCGTCGCACCGGCCTCCTGGTCACCCTCGTCCTGGGCGGCCTCACCGCCGTCCCGCCGCTCTCCATGGACATGTACCTGCCGGCCCTGCCGGCGGTCACCCGGTCCCTGGACAGCCCCGCCGCCACCGTCCAGCTGACCCTCACCACCTGCCTCGCCGGCATGGCCCTCGGGCAGATGGTGGTCGGCCCGATGAGCGACAAGTGGGGGCGCCGCCGCCCGCTCCTCATCGGCATGGTCATCTACGTGCTGGCCACCGCCCTGTGCGCGGTCGCCACCAACGCCGAATTCCTGATCGCGGCCCGGCTGGTCCAGGGCCTGGCCGGCGCCGCCGGCATCGTCATCGCCCGGGCCGTGGTCCGCGACATGTACGACGGCGTGGCGATGGCCCGCTTCTTCTCCACCCTGATGCTGATATCCGGCGTCGCGCCGGTCGTCGCCCCGCTCATCGGCGGGCAGATCCTCCGGATCACCGACTGGCGCGGCGTCTTCGTCCTGCTCACCGTCATCGGTGTGCTGCTCACCCTCGTCGTCTGGCGCAAGCTCCACGAGACCCTGCCGCCGGAGCGCCGGCACGCGGGCGGCCTCGGCGCCGCGCTGCACACCATGCGCGCCCTGCTCGCCGACCGCGTCTTCGCCGGCTACCTGCTGGTCTCCGCCTTCGCCTTCGCCGCGCTCTTCGCGTACATCAGCGCCTCCCCGTTCGTGATCCAGGAGATCTACGGCGCCTCGGCGCAGACCTACAGCCTGCTCTTCGGCATCAACTCCGTCGGACTGGTCATCCTCGGCCAGGTCAACGGAAAGGTGCTGGTCGGGCGGGTGTCGCTGGACAAGGTACTGGCCGTCGGACTGGGCCTGATCACCGTCGCGGCCGCCGCGCTGCTGCTGATGTCCACCGGCGTCTTCGGGCACGTCGGGCTGGTGCCGATGGCCGCCGGACTGTTCGTGCTCATGGCCTCGATGGGCCTGGTCATGCCGAGCACCAACACCCAGGCGCTGCTGCGTACCTCGCACGCGGCCGGCTCCGCCTCGGCCCTGCTGGGCACCTCCACCTTCCTCATGGGCGCGATCGCCTCCCCGCTGGTCGGCATCGCCGGCGAGGGGACGGCCGTGCCGATGGCCGTCGTCCAGGGTTCCTGCGCACTTCTGGCGCTCGCGTGCTTCCTGGGACTGTGCCGTCCGTGGCAGCGTAGGGAGGAGTCCACGGAGGACGGCACGACCGGCGGAGGGAACCGGCTCTGA